One window of the Bradyrhizobium sp. NP1 genome contains the following:
- the lptF gene encoding LPS export ABC transporter permease LptF, with protein MGSIDRYIFRTTLASFALVLISLTGVIWITQALRGIDLMTSQGQTILTFLGITSLVIPALVLIISPIALMIAISHTLNKLATDSEIIVMNAAGFSPIRLFRPFLYATCVVALLVAFIAAYLAPDGMRRLKQWDADITADVLANILQPGRFAQLDQNLTIRIRERQPGGLLSGIFIDDRRDPNERVSIIADHGTVVKNGTGSFLILEDGNLERFEAGKRDPALVAFGRYAFDMSKFSNQGRDVALGIRERYLWELLSPAEADPLYASLSGQFRAELHDRFMAPIYPFAFAALTFAFLGAPRTTRQSRNFSIGGAILAVFGLRMAGFACSVMAVKSPWAPPLQYLMLFAAIGAGVWITIDGVVIEPPPALVEAINKSNARLLRLFGRPATA; from the coding sequence ATGGGGTCGATCGACAGGTACATTTTTCGCACGACGCTCGCGTCGTTTGCGCTTGTCCTGATCAGCCTCACCGGCGTGATCTGGATTACCCAGGCTTTGCGCGGCATCGACCTGATGACGAGCCAGGGCCAGACCATCCTCACCTTCCTCGGCATCACCAGCCTCGTGATTCCCGCGCTGGTCCTGATCATTTCGCCGATCGCGCTGATGATCGCGATCTCGCACACGCTGAACAAGCTCGCCACCGATTCGGAAATCATCGTGATGAACGCGGCCGGCTTCTCGCCGATTCGGCTGTTTCGCCCGTTCCTCTATGCCACCTGCGTCGTGGCGCTCTTGGTCGCCTTCATCGCGGCCTATCTCGCGCCCGACGGCATGCGCCGGCTGAAGCAATGGGATGCCGATATCACGGCCGACGTGCTCGCCAACATCCTGCAGCCCGGCCGCTTCGCGCAGCTCGACCAGAATCTCACGATCCGGATTCGCGAACGCCAGCCCGGCGGCCTGCTCTCCGGTATCTTCATCGACGACCGCCGCGATCCGAACGAGCGTGTGAGCATCATCGCCGACCACGGCACCGTCGTGAAGAACGGCACCGGTTCGTTCCTCATCCTCGAGGACGGCAATCTGGAGCGCTTCGAGGCGGGAAAACGCGATCCGGCGCTGGTGGCGTTCGGCCGCTACGCCTTCGACATGTCGAAATTCTCCAACCAGGGCCGCGACGTCGCGCTCGGCATCCGGGAGCGGTATCTGTGGGAGCTGCTGTCGCCGGCGGAGGCTGATCCGCTCTATGCCAGCCTGTCCGGCCAGTTCCGCGCCGAGCTGCACGACCGCTTCATGGCGCCGATCTACCCCTTCGCCTTCGCGGCGCTGACCTTCGCCTTCCTCGGCGCGCCGCGCACCACGCGGCAGAGCCGCAACTTCTCGATCGGCGGCGCGATCCTCGCCGTGTTCGGCCTGCGCATGGCCGGATTCGCCTGCTCGGTGATGGCGGTGAAGTCGCCATGGGCGCCACCCCTGCAATATCTGATGCTGTTTGCCGCGATCGGTGCCGGTGTCTGGATCACCATCGACGGCGTGGTGATCGAGCCGCCGCCCGCGCTGGTGGAAGCCATCAACAAGTCCAATGCGCGCCTGCTGCGGCTGTTCGGACGTCCGGCCACCGCATGA
- the lptG gene encoding LPS export ABC transporter permease LptG — protein sequence MSMVTNTLGRYFAGRFIIAACGVFASIFVLLVLVDYIEMVRKTSGLVSASPIMVAETSLFRVPQLLEKLMPFCILIGAMTCYLALSRRLELVVARAAGVSAWQFIAPALASAILLGVFATVAYNPISANLRELSKRMEAELFGSAPGGGIQDASGFWINQVNPDGQVIINAARSEQQGVRLTGLTLFRFDTNNQFKERIEAREATLEEGHWLFRSVRRYSLDAPPVDEDRFLLPTTLTPAQVRNSFSTPETVSFWQLPAYIRSSESSGFATAGYRLQYHKLLAQPFLLAAMVMLAASVSLRFFRFGGVQKMVLSGVGAGFLLYVLSKVTEDLSKAELMHPIAAAWLPVLVGGLTGFLALLYQEDG from the coding sequence ATGAGCATGGTCACCAACACCCTCGGGCGTTATTTCGCCGGCCGCTTCATCATCGCGGCCTGCGGCGTGTTCGCCAGCATTTTCGTTCTGCTCGTGCTGGTCGACTATATCGAGATGGTCAGGAAGACCTCGGGTCTCGTTTCGGCCTCCCCGATCATGGTGGCGGAAACCTCGCTGTTCCGCGTGCCGCAGCTGCTCGAAAAGCTGATGCCATTCTGCATCCTGATCGGTGCGATGACCTGCTATCTCGCGCTGTCGCGACGGCTCGAGCTCGTGGTGGCGCGCGCCGCCGGCGTTTCCGCCTGGCAGTTCATTGCGCCGGCGCTCGCCAGCGCCATCCTGCTCGGCGTGTTCGCAACCGTCGCCTACAATCCGATCTCCGCGAACCTGCGGGAGTTGTCGAAGCGGATGGAAGCCGAGCTGTTCGGCTCAGCGCCCGGCGGCGGCATTCAGGACGCCTCCGGCTTCTGGATCAACCAGGTCAATCCCGACGGGCAGGTCATCATCAACGCGGCGCGCAGCGAGCAGCAGGGCGTCCGCCTCACCGGCCTCACGCTGTTCCGGTTTGATACAAACAACCAGTTCAAGGAACGAATCGAAGCGCGCGAGGCGACGCTCGAGGAGGGCCATTGGCTGTTCAGATCGGTGCGCCGCTATTCGCTCGATGCGCCGCCGGTCGACGAGGATCGCTTCCTCCTTCCCACCACGCTGACGCCGGCGCAGGTGCGCAACAGTTTTTCCACACCCGAGACTGTGTCCTTTTGGCAACTTCCGGCCTACATCCGTTCGTCCGAAAGCTCGGGATTTGCGACAGCGGGTTACCGGCTGCAGTACCACAAGCTGCTCGCACAGCCATTTTTGCTGGCCGCCATGGTTATGCTCGCTGCGTCGGTGAGCCTGCGCTTCTTCCGATTCGGCGGCGTGCAGAAGATGGTTTTGAGTGGCGTGGGCGCCGGCTTTCTGCTCTACGTTCTGTCGAAAGTAACTGAGGATTTGAGCAAGGCCGAGTTGATGCATCCGATCGCTGCGGCGTGGCTGCCCGTGCTTGTGGGCGGCCTCACCGGTTTTTTGGCCTTGCTGTACCAGGAGGACGGGTAG
- a CDS encoding LPS-assembly protein LptD, with protein MAVVAARQFCLSASRRRVLARAHGRRSAARGMPLLALVLALALAAVLDVATTAPVAAQGFVYNPGPPKRPKAPRANDNQMLVQAVEVDYDYNNSRVSAVGNVQLFYNGTSVEADKVIYDQKTKRLHAEGNIRMTDADGKITYAEIMDLSDDYRDGFVDSLHVDTEDATRIAATRADRTSGNYTVFENGVYTACAPCKDDPKKPPLWQVKGARIIHNQTEKMLYFEDAQVEFFGVPLAYIPFFSTPDPTVKRKTGFLMPGFSQTSGYGIGIEIPFYWAIAPDYDMTIAPRITSKQGVLMQAEFRQRLMDGAYQIRLYGIDQLDRNAFAGQPGDRQFRGGVDTKGQFALNDKWVWGWEGVAFTDYMMLYDYRLAQYRDPFSSFVNLPTEAVSQLYLTGVGNRTYFDARAIYYLSLSGLQSQVPVVAPVIDYSGVLNHPVLSGEFSWKTNFVNLNRETAVFNPLNNIAAVTGLCSPTISADPARSIMSPNCLMRGIPGDYTRLTAEAQWRKSFTDSWGQIWTPFVSVRADAINADISNQPGVANFLPVGDTQAIRAMPTVGLEYRYPFINVQPWGTTTVEPIAQVIVRPNETYAGKLPNEDAQSLVFDTSNLFSVDKFSGYDRVEGGGRANVGVQATTQFDRGGSVTAVFGQSYQLFGLNSYAVQDMTNTGLDSGLARTRSDYVASLSYSPNRTYTFSTRARIDEMTGDIQRFEAEGRANFDRWSISMIYGDYAPQPDLGYLNRREGIFTQGSVKVASNWVVTGAARWDLVANNINQYVVGAGYVDDCFVLAANYITNYSYATTTSPPILGHAIMFQLGLRTIANTSFSFGAN; from the coding sequence GTGGCTGTCGTCGCCGCCCGCCAGTTTTGTCTGTCCGCGTCCCGGCGGCGCGTGCTCGCGCGCGCCCATGGCCGTCGCTCGGCCGCGCGCGGAATGCCCCTGCTCGCCCTCGTGCTCGCGCTGGCCCTTGCCGCCGTGCTCGACGTCGCGACCACGGCGCCCGTCGCCGCCCAGGGCTTTGTCTACAATCCCGGGCCGCCGAAGCGGCCGAAGGCGCCGCGCGCCAACGACAACCAGATGCTCGTGCAGGCGGTCGAGGTCGACTACGACTACAATAATTCGCGCGTGTCGGCGGTCGGCAACGTTCAACTGTTCTACAACGGCACCAGCGTCGAAGCCGACAAGGTGATCTACGACCAGAAGACCAAGCGGCTGCATGCCGAAGGCAACATCCGCATGACGGATGCCGACGGCAAGATCACCTATGCCGAGATCATGGACCTGAGCGACGACTACCGCGACGGCTTCGTCGATTCGCTGCATGTCGATACCGAGGACGCGACCCGGATCGCTGCGACGCGCGCCGACCGGACAAGCGGCAACTACACCGTGTTCGAAAACGGCGTCTATACCGCCTGCGCGCCCTGTAAGGACGATCCGAAGAAGCCGCCGCTGTGGCAGGTCAAGGGCGCGCGCATCATCCACAACCAGACGGAGAAGATGCTCTATTTCGAAGACGCGCAGGTTGAGTTCTTCGGCGTTCCGCTGGCCTACATCCCATTCTTCTCGACGCCCGACCCGACGGTGAAGCGCAAGACCGGCTTCCTGATGCCCGGCTTCAGCCAGACCTCGGGTTATGGCATCGGCATCGAGATTCCGTTCTACTGGGCGATCGCCCCCGACTACGACATGACGATTGCGCCACGCATCACCAGCAAGCAGGGCGTGCTGATGCAGGCCGAATTCCGCCAGCGTCTGATGGACGGCGCCTACCAGATCCGCCTCTATGGCATCGACCAGCTCGACCGCAACGCCTTCGCCGGCCAGCCCGGCGACCGCCAGTTCCGCGGTGGTGTCGACACCAAGGGCCAGTTCGCGCTCAACGACAAATGGGTCTGGGGCTGGGAAGGCGTCGCGTTCACCGACTACATGATGCTGTACGACTACCGGCTGGCGCAGTACCGCGACCCGTTCTCGTCCTTCGTCAACCTGCCGACCGAGGCCGTCTCGCAGCTCTACCTGACCGGCGTCGGCAACCGCACCTATTTCGACGCGCGCGCGATCTACTATCTCAGCCTGTCCGGCCTGCAGTCGCAGGTGCCCGTCGTGGCGCCCGTGATCGACTATTCGGGCGTGCTCAACCATCCGGTGCTGAGCGGCGAGTTCAGCTGGAAGACCAACTTCGTCAACCTGAACCGCGAAACCGCGGTGTTCAATCCGTTGAATAACATCGCCGCTGTGACCGGCCTCTGCTCGCCGACGATTTCAGCTGATCCGGCGCGCAGCATCATGTCGCCCAACTGCCTGATGCGCGGCATACCCGGCGATTACACGCGCCTGACCGCGGAAGCGCAGTGGCGCAAATCGTTCACCGACTCCTGGGGACAGATCTGGACGCCATTCGTAAGCGTGCGCGCAGACGCGATCAATGCTGACATCTCGAACCAGCCCGGCGTTGCCAATTTCCTGCCCGTCGGCGACACCCAGGCGATCCGGGCGATGCCGACCGTCGGCCTCGAATACCGCTACCCCTTCATCAACGTGCAGCCGTGGGGCACGACCACCGTCGAGCCGATCGCGCAGGTCATCGTCCGGCCGAACGAGACCTATGCCGGCAAGCTGCCCAACGAAGACGCGCAGAGCCTCGTCTTCGACACCAGCAACCTTTTCAGCGTCGACAAGTTCTCCGGCTACGACCGCGTCGAAGGCGGCGGCCGCGCCAATGTCGGCGTCCAGGCCACGACGCAGTTCGACCGTGGCGGGTCGGTCACCGCCGTCTTCGGACAGTCCTACCAGCTGTTCGGCCTGAACTCCTACGCCGTGCAGGACATGACCAACACCGGCCTCGATTCCGGCCTGGCGCGCACGAGGTCGGACTACGTTGCGAGCCTGAGCTATTCGCCCAACCGTACCTACACGTTCAGCACACGCGCCCGCATCGACGAGATGACTGGAGACATCCAGCGCTTCGAGGCGGAGGGTCGCGCCAATTTCGACCGCTGGTCGATCAGCATGATCTATGGCGACTACGCGCCGCAGCCGGACCTCGGCTACCTGAACCGCCGCGAAGGCATCTTCACCCAGGGTTCAGTCAAGGTGGCGTCGAACTGGGTCGTGACCGGGGCGGCGCGGTGGGACCTTGTTGCGAACAATATCAACCAATATGTGGTCGGCGCTGGATATGTGGACGATTGCTTCGTGCTGGCCGCCAACTACATCACGAACTACTCCTATGCGACCACGACGTCGCCGCCCATCCTCGGCCATGCCATCATGTTCCAGCTCGGGCTGCGCACGATTGCCAACACCTCCTTCTCGTTTGGCGCCAATTGA
- a CDS encoding SurA N-terminal domain-containing protein, giving the protein MTTTLRLRILLLGCIAGLALLGGATSPSQAQAIIVMVNGEPITEFDIEQRTKLDFLSTHKQSSRQEVINELIDEKVKIKEAKKFGVDPTSSDIEQSYAAMSQRMRVTPDQLTKSLESQGIRPETLKARIKADMVWGSLVRGRYKESLQVGEKDVAAAAKEQGDAQQTDAFEYKMQPIVLIVPRGSSPAAIETRQKEAEALRARVQSCEEANSYFKTMQNAAIRDVVVKTSADLPEALRKMLDDTPAGHLTPPEITKQGIEMVALCGRKPTTIDSPKKREIRDKMYVQKYEAKSKWYLQEIRKSAMIEYR; this is encoded by the coding sequence ATGACCACGACACTCAGGCTTCGGATTCTTTTGCTCGGTTGCATCGCGGGGCTCGCCTTGCTCGGCGGCGCCACGTCGCCGTCGCAGGCTCAGGCCATCATCGTGATGGTCAATGGCGAGCCGATCACCGAATTCGACATCGAGCAGCGCACCAAGCTGGATTTCCTGTCGACGCACAAGCAGTCGTCGCGCCAGGAGGTCATCAACGAGCTGATCGACGAGAAGGTGAAGATCAAGGAAGCCAAGAAGTTCGGCGTCGATCCCACCTCCTCCGATATCGAACAGTCATATGCCGCGATGAGCCAGCGGATGCGCGTCACGCCGGACCAGTTGACGAAATCGCTGGAGAGCCAGGGTATCCGCCCCGAAACGCTCAAGGCCCGCATCAAGGCCGACATGGTCTGGGGCAGCCTGGTTCGCGGGCGCTACAAGGAAAGCCTGCAGGTCGGCGAAAAGGATGTTGCGGCCGCCGCCAAGGAACAGGGCGATGCCCAGCAGACCGACGCCTTCGAATACAAGATGCAGCCGATCGTGCTGATCGTGCCGCGGGGCTCGTCGCCCGCCGCGATCGAAACGCGCCAGAAGGAAGCCGAAGCGCTGCGCGCGCGGGTGCAAAGCTGCGAGGAGGCCAATTCCTACTTCAAGACCATGCAGAATGCCGCGATCCGCGACGTCGTGGTCAAGACCTCGGCCGACCTGCCGGAAGCATTGCGCAAGATGCTGGACGATACGCCGGCGGGCCACCTGACGCCGCCCGAAATCACCAAACAGGGCATCGAGATGGTGGCGCTCTGCGGGCGAAAGCCGACCACGATCGATTCGCCGAAAAAGCGGGAAATCCGCGACAAGATGTACGTGCAAAAATACGAAGCCAAGTCGAAATGGTACCTGCAGGAAATCCGCAAGTCCGCGATGATTGAATATCGCTGA
- the pdxA gene encoding 4-hydroxythreonine-4-phosphate dehydrogenase PdxA, which translates to METPLALTLGEPAGIGPDIAIKAWLRRHELKLPPFYLLGDLDYVARRAKRLGVAVALADIGPEQAASAFDAALPVVSTGHTATAEPGRPDDTSAPAALASIRQAVADVVAGRAGAVVTNPIAKNVLYRAGFRHPGHTEFLAELAAAGGPAPQPVMMLWSPVLAVVPVTIHVPLREAIDTLTSDLIVTTARIVVADLKSRFGLTAPRLAVSGLNPHAGEDGTLGTEDQDIVAAAVDRLRRDGIAARGPLPADTLFHEAARKSYDCAICMYHDQALIPIKTIAFDDAVNVTLGLPFIRTSPDHGTAFDIAGTGRANPASLIAAIRLAARMAAHPASPA; encoded by the coding sequence ATGGAGACACCGCTCGCGCTGACGCTCGGTGAGCCCGCCGGTATCGGTCCCGACATCGCCATAAAGGCGTGGCTGCGCCGCCACGAGCTGAAGCTCCCGCCGTTCTACCTGCTCGGAGACCTGGACTATGTTGCGCGGCGCGCCAAGCGGCTTGGCGTCGCCGTGGCGCTGGCTGACATCGGCCCCGAACAGGCCGCTTCCGCCTTCGACGCCGCCCTGCCCGTCGTTTCGACCGGGCACACCGCAACCGCCGAGCCCGGCCGCCCCGACGACACCAGCGCGCCGGCCGCGCTCGCCTCGATCCGCCAGGCGGTCGCCGACGTCGTGGCCGGCCGCGCCGGCGCCGTGGTCACCAATCCCATCGCCAAGAACGTGCTCTATCGCGCCGGCTTCCGTCATCCCGGCCACACCGAATTCCTCGCCGAGCTCGCGGCCGCAGGCGGGCCCGCGCCGCAGCCGGTGATGATGCTGTGGTCGCCTGTTCTTGCCGTCGTCCCGGTGACGATCCACGTGCCGCTGCGCGAGGCGATCGACACGCTCACATCGGACCTGATCGTCACCACCGCGCGCATCGTGGTGGCGGATCTGAAGTCCCGTTTCGGCCTGACAGCGCCGCGGCTGGCCGTCAGCGGCCTCAACCCGCATGCCGGCGAAGACGGCACGCTTGGCACCGAAGACCAGGACATCGTCGCGGCCGCGGTCGATCGGTTGCGCCGCGACGGCATCGCCGCACGCGGGCCCCTGCCAGCCGACACCCTGTTTCATGAAGCGGCGCGGAAGTCCTATGATTGCGCGATCTGCATGTATCACGATCAGGCGCTGATCCCGATCAAGACGATTGCGTTCGACGACGCCGTCAACGTCACACTGGGATTGCCGTTCATCCGCACCTCGCCCGACCACGGCACGGCCTTCGACATTGCCGGCACCGGCCGCGCCAATCCGGCAAGCCTGATCGCGGCGATTAGGCTCGCCGCGCGCATGGCGGCGCACCCGGCCTCGCCTGCGTGA
- the rsmA gene encoding 16S rRNA (adenine(1518)-N(6)/adenine(1519)-N(6))-dimethyltransferase RsmA: MSAIDDLPPLREVIREHGLSARKSLGQNFLLDLNLTARIARAAGPLEGTTIVEIGPGPGGLTRALLALGAAHVIAVEHDARAVPALETIARRYPGRLEIVCADAQTFDPKPYLGSAKAKIVANLPYNIATSLLVGWLSVEPWPPWYDMMVLMFQREVAMRIVATEKDDAYGRLGVLANWRAETKMLFDISPAAFVPQPKVTSSLVRLIPRAAPEPCDRRALEQVAAAAFGQRRKMLRQSLKSLPADPARLAAAAHVDLTQRAETIPVSGFVAMARELANSRGEKPQSF; the protein is encoded by the coding sequence ATGAGCGCGATCGACGACCTGCCGCCGCTGCGCGAGGTCATCCGCGAACATGGGCTGTCGGCCCGCAAATCGTTGGGGCAGAATTTCCTGCTCGACCTCAACCTCACCGCACGGATCGCGCGCGCCGCGGGACCGCTCGAAGGCACCACCATTGTCGAGATCGGGCCCGGTCCCGGCGGCCTGACGCGGGCGCTGCTCGCGCTCGGCGCGGCGCACGTGATCGCCGTCGAGCACGACGCGCGCGCCGTACCGGCGCTGGAGACGATTGCGCGGCGCTATCCCGGCCGGCTCGAAATCGTCTGCGCCGATGCGCAGACCTTCGATCCCAAACCCTATCTCGGCAGCGCGAAGGCGAAGATCGTCGCCAACCTGCCCTACAATATCGCGACCAGCCTCCTCGTCGGCTGGCTCTCGGTCGAGCCCTGGCCGCCCTGGTATGACATGATGGTGCTGATGTTCCAGCGCGAGGTGGCGATGCGCATCGTCGCAACTGAGAAGGACGATGCTTATGGCCGCCTCGGCGTGCTCGCCAACTGGCGGGCCGAGACCAAGATGCTGTTCGACATCTCGCCTGCCGCCTTCGTGCCGCAGCCCAAGGTCACCTCGTCGCTGGTGCGGCTGATCCCGCGCGCGGCCCCCGAACCTTGCGACCGCCGCGCGCTCGAGCAGGTTGCGGCCGCAGCCTTCGGCCAGCGCCGGAAGATGCTGCGGCAGAGCCTGAAATCGCTGCCCGCCGATCCCGCGCGGCTTGCCGCCGCCGCGCATGTCGACCTGACGCAGCGGGCCGAAACCATTCCGGTGTCCGGCTTTGTTGCCATGGCGCGCGAATTGGCCAATAGTCGCGGCGAAAAACCGCAAAGCTTCTGA
- a CDS encoding alcohol dehydrogenase → MAQMRRQSLVKFDAPLCETIVETPKPVGREVLVRIECCGLCHSDLHIQDGYADLGGGKRLDTTRGMTLPFTLGHEIAGVVEEVGPDAPNTLIGAKKAVFPWIGCGQCRDCLNGDENLCVKQRFLGVSIDGGFATHVLVPDAKYLLDYDPLPVNQAATLMCSGVTAYGALKRLVDRPRQRNLLLIGLGGVGMMGLSFAQAMFKQPIAVADLNPAARETALKNGASVAYDPAEADIARRIVKETDGGFDGVIDFAGNEKSMAFAVSAVARGGKIGVSGLMGGNFSLPMVQWVYKRMTIEGFMVGTLAEGRELMALARSGKIRPTPMREEPMADVQKWIDALRAGKVVGRVMLKN, encoded by the coding sequence ATGGCGCAGATGCGTCGGCAATCCCTGGTCAAGTTCGATGCGCCGCTTTGCGAAACCATCGTGGAAACGCCCAAGCCGGTGGGTCGCGAGGTGCTGGTGCGCATCGAGTGCTGCGGGCTCTGCCACTCCGACCTGCACATCCAGGACGGCTATGCCGACCTCGGCGGGGGCAAGCGGCTCGACACCACGCGCGGCATGACGTTGCCCTTCACGCTCGGGCACGAGATCGCGGGCGTGGTGGAGGAAGTCGGCCCCGACGCACCGAACACGCTGATCGGGGCGAAGAAGGCCGTGTTTCCGTGGATCGGCTGCGGCCAGTGTCGCGACTGCCTCAACGGCGATGAGAACCTCTGCGTCAAGCAGCGCTTCCTCGGCGTTTCCATCGACGGCGGCTTTGCCACCCACGTGCTGGTGCCCGACGCCAAATATCTTCTGGACTACGATCCGCTGCCGGTGAACCAGGCGGCGACGTTGATGTGCTCGGGCGTCACCGCCTATGGCGCGCTCAAGCGGCTCGTCGACCGGCCGCGCCAGCGCAACCTGCTGCTGATCGGGCTTGGCGGCGTCGGCATGATGGGCCTGTCCTTCGCGCAGGCGATGTTCAAGCAACCGATCGCGGTTGCCGACCTCAATCCCGCCGCGCGCGAGACCGCGCTGAAGAACGGTGCCAGCGTCGCCTACGATCCGGCAGAGGCCGATATCGCCAGGCGTATCGTCAAGGAGACCGACGGTGGTTTCGATGGCGTGATCGATTTCGCCGGCAACGAGAAGTCGATGGCGTTTGCGGTGTCGGCTGTCGCACGCGGCGGCAAGATCGGCGTCTCCGGCCTGATGGGTGGCAATTTCAGCCTGCCGATGGTGCAATGGGTCTACAAGCGCATGACCATCGAGGGCTTCATGGTCGGCACGCTCGCGGAAGGCCGCGAGCTGATGGCGCTGGCGCGGAGCGGAAAAATCCGGCCGACGCCGATGCGCGAGGAGCCGATGGCCGACGTCCAGAAATGGATCGACGCGCTTCGCGCCGGCAAGGTCGTCGGCCGCGTCATGCTGAAGAACTGA
- the gmk gene encoding guanylate kinase, whose protein sequence is MAESFDGVDRRGLMFVLSSPSGAGKTTLSRLLIERMGGLKMSVSATTRSMRPGEVDGRDYFFVDKAKFEEMAKQGELLEWATVFDNRYGTPRRPVEEALAAGQDVLFDIDWQGTQQLREKARADVVSVFILPPSAVDLEKRLHSRAQDSDEIIRGRMSRASHEMSHWAEYDYIVINYDVDEAFAEVQSILKAERLKRERRVGLTGFVRKLQQQLEQ, encoded by the coding sequence ATGGCAGAGAGCTTCGACGGGGTTGATCGGCGCGGGCTGATGTTCGTGCTGTCCTCGCCGTCGGGTGCCGGCAAGACCACGCTGTCGCGCCTTTTGATCGAGCGGATGGGTGGACTGAAGATGTCGGTGTCCGCGACCACCCGGTCGATGCGGCCGGGCGAAGTCGACGGGCGCGACTATTTCTTCGTCGACAAGGCGAAGTTCGAGGAGATGGCAAAGCAGGGCGAGCTGCTCGAATGGGCCACCGTGTTCGACAACCGCTACGGTACGCCGCGCCGGCCGGTCGAGGAGGCGCTCGCCGCCGGCCAGGACGTGCTGTTCGATATCGACTGGCAGGGCACGCAGCAACTGCGCGAGAAGGCGCGCGCCGATGTCGTCAGCGTCTTCATCCTGCCGCCCTCGGCGGTCGACCTGGAAAAGCGGCTGCACAGCCGCGCGCAGGATTCGGACGAAATCATCCGCGGGCGGATGAGCCGTGCCAGCCACGAGATGAGCCACTGGGCTGAGTACGACTACATCGTGATCAATTACGACGTCGACGAAGCCTTCGCCGAGGTGCAGTCGATCCTCAAGGCCGAGCGGCTGAAGCGCGAGCGCCGCGTTGGCTTGACCGGTTTTGTCCGCAAGCTGCAGCAGCAGCTTGAGCAGTAA
- a CDS encoding YicC/YloC family endoribonuclease has translation MALSSMTGFARSHGASGPYTFEWELKSVNAKGFDLRLRLPAGWDELEAYAKKRAGDVLSRGTIYANLNVKRSGAAATVRINEDVLAAIVKVAGQLAGTIDAVAPSIDGLLGIKGVLEVVEPESDEAEDKAARDAAGAAFDEALANLVAMRRREGVALGQILLQRMDEIERLAKKAEAAPGRRPEAIRARLAEQVALLLETADRFDADRLNQEALLMAAKADIREELDRIASHVAQAREMIGKGGPVGRRLDFLAQEFNREVNTCCSKSNDIELTNTGLEMKSVVEQFREQVQNLE, from the coding sequence ATGGCGCTGTCGAGCATGACCGGCTTTGCCCGAAGCCATGGCGCAAGTGGTCCCTACACGTTCGAATGGGAACTGAAGTCGGTCAATGCCAAGGGGTTCGACCTGCGGCTTCGGCTGCCGGCAGGCTGGGATGAATTGGAGGCTTATGCCAAGAAGCGCGCCGGGGACGTGCTGTCGCGGGGCACCATCTACGCCAATCTCAATGTCAAACGCAGTGGCGCGGCGGCGACGGTGCGAATCAATGAGGATGTGCTTGCCGCGATTGTGAAGGTCGCGGGCCAGCTCGCCGGCACGATCGACGCGGTCGCGCCGAGCATCGACGGGCTGCTCGGCATCAAGGGCGTGCTCGAAGTCGTCGAGCCCGAGAGCGATGAGGCCGAGGATAAGGCGGCGCGGGACGCGGCCGGCGCGGCGTTCGACGAGGCGCTGGCGAACCTGGTTGCGATGCGCCGTCGCGAGGGCGTCGCGCTGGGCCAGATCCTGCTGCAGCGGATGGACGAGATCGAGCGGCTCGCAAAGAAGGCGGAAGCCGCGCCCGGGCGCCGCCCGGAGGCAATCCGTGCGCGGCTTGCCGAGCAGGTTGCGCTGCTGCTGGAGACGGCCGACCGTTTCGACGCCGACCGGCTCAACCAGGAGGCGCTCCTGATGGCGGCCAAGGCCGACATCCGCGAGGAACTCGACCGCATCGCCTCCCATGTTGCGCAGGCGCGGGAGATGATCGGTAAGGGCGGGCCGGTGGGCCGGCGGCTCGATTTCCTTGCCCAGGAGTTCAACCGCGAGGTCAACACCTGCTGTTCGAAATCGAACGACATCGAGCTGACCAATACCGGGCTCGAAATGAAGAGCGTGGTCGAGCAGTTCCGCGAACAGGTGCAGAATCTGGAGTGA